In Halococcus salsus, one DNA window encodes the following:
- the gvpK gene encoding gas vesicle protein GvpK: MTTIDVDGDQARDGLMTLVVTVVELLVDAMEREAIRRMESGELTDEEIERLGSQLAALETEIENIKQDEGIEEPVDDLRGELDGLVRDLVERADEPRDERGVIDGV; the protein is encoded by the coding sequence ATGACGACGATTGACGTCGACGGCGACCAGGCGCGCGACGGGCTGATGACCCTGGTGGTCACGGTGGTCGAACTCCTCGTGGACGCGATGGAACGCGAGGCGATCCGCCGGATGGAGTCGGGCGAACTCACCGACGAGGAGATCGAGCGGCTGGGCTCGCAGCTGGCGGCGCTCGAAACCGAGATCGAGAACATCAAGCAGGACGAGGGGATCGAGGAGCCGGTCGACGACCTCCGTGGCGAGCTCGACGGGCTGGTCCGGGACCTCGTCGAGCGTGCCGACGAACCCCGCGACGAACGGGGCGTGATCGACGGTGTCTGA
- the gvpM gene encoding gas vesicle protein GvpM gives MEPKRADDDVIVDLLDVILRDGAVIEADAIISVADIPLVGLKLRAALAGMATMTEYGIFEEWDRQQRQRALAGDELTDARFAEGPTDDPGQLEGEEP, from the coding sequence ATGGAGCCGAAACGGGCTGACGACGACGTCATCGTCGACCTGCTCGACGTCATCCTCCGCGACGGGGCGGTGATCGAGGCCGACGCCATCATCAGCGTCGCCGACATCCCCCTCGTCGGGCTGAAACTCCGGGCGGCGCTCGCCGGGATGGCGACGATGACGGAGTACGGCATCTTCGAGGAGTGGGACCGCCAGCAGCGCCAGCGTGCGCTCGCCGGCGACGAACTCACCGACGCGCGGTTCGCGGAGGGACCGACCGACGACCCGGGCCAGTTGGAGGGAGAGGAGCCGTGA
- the gvpJ gene encoding gas vesicle protein GvpJ produces MSSGGPTRESDSLADVVEMLLDKGVVINADIVVSIGDTELLGVQLRAAIASFETAAEYGLEFPDGTDMERVEAASGRSELPDETDDEQTTIDAVGEEVVDAAGDSDDQGEPGIRSRPDSDEDDEADEDGETEEPKEVVEEANDDD; encoded by the coding sequence ATGAGTAGCGGCGGTCCAACGCGAGAGAGCGACAGCCTCGCCGACGTGGTGGAGATGCTGCTCGACAAGGGGGTCGTGATCAACGCCGACATCGTGGTCTCCATCGGCGACACCGAACTCCTCGGAGTCCAGCTCCGGGCCGCGATCGCCTCGTTCGAGACCGCCGCCGAGTACGGTCTCGAGTTCCCGGACGGCACCGACATGGAACGGGTCGAGGCGGCCTCCGGGCGGTCCGAGCTCCCGGACGAGACGGACGACGAACAGACCACGATCGACGCGGTCGGCGAGGAGGTCGTCGACGCCGCCGGCGACTCCGACGACCAGGGCGAGCCCGGGATCCGTTCGCGGCCGGACTCCGACGAGGACGACGAAGCGGACGAGGACGGTGAGACCGAGGAGCCCAAGGAGGTCGTGGAGGAGGCCAATGACGACGATTGA
- the gvpL gene encoding gas vesicle protein GvpL has translation MSETDAFDEGRYLYCAVRLDGDAEFSATGVDDEPVRLVAVDDIGVVVHDCESLYDTADMDVVRTWVLQHQRVVDEAGEAFDTPLPFQFDTVVTGSDESVREWVREERETVGDYLDAVAGHWEYRIELRRDEQALVEDLEASDDRLGELDTEIADAGSGTAFMLEKQYDQRLRELKRERRNERAGALHERLESVVRNVSELGERTTLDDEDAGDDGMETQARFTVLAPADREDDLGDLLDEVAAESGVEVRFTGPWPPYSFAPAIGGEDGAETG, from the coding sequence GTGTCTGAGACCGACGCGTTCGACGAGGGACGGTACCTCTACTGTGCCGTGCGGCTGGACGGCGACGCCGAGTTCTCGGCGACCGGCGTCGACGACGAACCCGTGCGGCTGGTCGCGGTCGACGACATCGGAGTCGTGGTTCACGACTGTGAATCCCTCTACGACACCGCCGACATGGACGTGGTGCGGACGTGGGTGCTCCAGCACCAGCGCGTCGTCGACGAGGCGGGCGAGGCGTTCGACACCCCGCTTCCCTTCCAGTTCGACACCGTCGTGACCGGGAGCGACGAGAGCGTGCGCGAGTGGGTCCGCGAGGAGCGCGAGACCGTCGGTGACTACCTCGACGCGGTCGCCGGCCACTGGGAGTACCGGATCGAACTCCGGCGCGACGAGCAGGCGTTGGTCGAAGACCTCGAAGCCAGCGACGACCGGCTCGGGGAGCTCGACACCGAGATCGCCGACGCGGGTTCGGGGACCGCGTTCATGCTCGAGAAACAGTACGACCAGCGGCTCCGCGAGCTCAAGCGCGAACGCCGTAACGAGCGGGCGGGGGCGCTCCACGAGCGGCTCGAATCGGTCGTCCGCAACGTCTCCGAACTCGGCGAGCGAACCACGCTCGACGACGAGGACGCCGGCGACGACGGTATGGAGACCCAAGCCCGGTTCACGGTGCTCGCGCCGGCCGACCGCGAGGACGACCTCGGCGACCTGCTCGACGAGGTCGCGGCCGAGTCCGGGGTCGAGGTCAGGTTCACCGGGCCGTGGCCGCCGTACTCGTTCGCGCCGGCCATCGGGGGTGAGGATGGAGCCGAAACGGGCTGA